The stretch of DNA CGTGGGAGTCGTTTTAAGCAGCCTGGTCCACGGCGTGTTTTGGCCAGTGACAGCCGGCCAAAACTTCGAGCGGAGCATGCAGGAGGTTGTTGAGGGCTGTCGCGACCTGGTATTGCTCATCCGTCGCGGTTTGCTGAATCAGGACATCGATGTGCAAGCCATTGATAAGATGGAGATCAAGCTGATCTCGCTATCAACATCAATCTCCGCCACTCTCAATGCGGCTCGTGTCGATTCCAAGCACATTCGTCGGCATTATCGCCAATACGAGCAGCTGGGCGACGCGTTAGAAGAACTCGTTCTGGCCACAACCGCCATCGGCGGGACAGCCACTCTTTATCGCGAAGTGTTGATGGTCCCCGCGGTTTCTCATTCAGCTTCTTTGCAACAAATGCTCGACACGTTGGACGACGTCTGTTCGGCAACTGTCCAACAGCTGGCAATGCCCCGTGACGGTTCCCATTACCAAGACGAAACCAAGGCCGCTTCCATTCTCGAGTTGCAGGACCAGACTCTAGCGGGATCCCAAGGAACCGTCGCCTTTCGTTTGTTACTCAATTCAATGCTCACCTTCCAGGAGGCAGCTTTACGTGTGCGATCGGCAATCGCCGAAGCCGAAGTTTCTAGTGCCGAAGCGAATGCGGCATCGACGATTCCGCAAACAGGTCCGGACACGAAAACCCCTTTCGCCAAGTCAGCGTTGGCCGGCCTACAGGTAGTCGCCAGTGCATGGTTCTTCGTATTGCTCAATTGGCCGCCGGGACTGCAATCCGCAATGATTTTGACAATGATCTTTGTCTATCTAAACGCGCAATTGCCAGTAGCGCTTACTGCAAGCACGATTCTTAAAGCTGTGTTGATGGCCTTGCCAATTGCGGCTGTCTTTCATTTTATCGTGATGCCGACCCTGGATAGTTTTATCGAGCTTTCTCCTTGGCTCGCATTCCTTTTCTTTCCATTGATGTATGGCCTATCCAGTCAAAACCCACTGAAAAGCATGTCGGCAATGCTCACTGTCAATTTAACAAATTCGCTGATCTCCGTTTCGACCACTCCGCCCCAGTACGATTTTTCTTCCTTTGCAAATACCTATCTTGGAATGAGTGGCGGTGTCGCCATAGTGCTATTACTGGCCTACCTCTTTGAAACTCGGAGTCCTCGTCGTGGTTTGCACGGAGCCTTAACGGCTTTACTCAAACAGTCCGCCGACTACCTCAAGGCGCTGGAAGACGATTCCCCAGGGCCGACCGCAGAGCCCACGCTGGCAAAAAAACATCGTATGCAATGGATGCAGCGTTTGGGGCAATTGAAGAAGTTGTCCGCAGCCGTGGATTACCGACAAGATCCCCAAGCCAATCGCGACCAAGTCAGTACCATGCTGCAATCCTGCGATGTGTTAGTCGCGAGACTTTTCTGGTCCTCGGTGCTCAGCGTCCCACCTCGTCGGGAGGCTAGGATTGAAAAACGGCCTTTGAATCGCGAGCATGACTGGTGCGCCGCGACAATTGCCGCGACCGCGCAGTCGCTCGGTGCGCTCCAACCGATCGACATTCAGCAGCCTGACAAGACATTGTTTCGTGACGGGGAATTTATGATGAATGCGGGACAATCAGCGGACGTCTACGAACCCTCACTCGAAACAGAAGATATGACAAGGGCAAAGTCCACCTACTACCGCGCGCTTGCCGAAGCCATAATGGATTGCCAGCGCGAGATAAATAGGGTCGACTGGAAGCGGTGGACTCAAAGTTACTTCTAGCAACGTCAGCCGGAACATCGAGGACCACAAAGGTGTTGCATGTCCGAATATCAAGTCCTGACCATCATCGCCGCATTCGTATTCGTTTACAGTCTGATGGCGTCGCGGCTAGAGAAAACACCGGTTAACGGGGCGCTCGTATATGTGGGCCTGGGAATACTCTTTGGCCCCAATGTGCTTGGCTTGGTTGGCTTCAACGTCGAAGGTGAAATGATCAGCCGGCTGGCCGAAATTGCACTCGCGATCTGTCTATTTACAGATTCGTCAAATGCAAAATTGCGCGTACTTCGACGCATCGAAGCAATTCCTTCAAGACTGTTGCTGATTGGCTTGCCACTAACCATCGTACTCGGCTTCGGCCTGGCTTGGTTGATGTTTGGAGACCTTGGCTTTTATGAAGTCGCCCTCATCGCCACAATGCTGGCACCAACGGACGCAGCTTTGGGAAAGGCGGTTGTTACGAATCCCGCTGTGCCCGCACAAGTGCGGGAGAGCCTAAACGTCGAGAGCGGTTTGAATGACGGCATCTGTGTGCCGGTGATCTTGTTTTTTATTGCGATGGCAGCCGGTTCGGTCGAGGTATCGGAATCTACCAAGCTTGTTTTTAAACTGCCGTTGGAAGTCATCGGAATTGGAATTGCGGTTGGCGTTGGACTTGCTTCAGTCGGTGGATTCGCTTTAAGGACTTGCGCGAGTCGCGGCTGGATTGCCGGTACATGGCTGCAGATGCCGATCATTGCGCTGGCCCTTACATGTTTCGGTTTGGCGCAGTGGCTGGGGGGCAGCGGCTTCATCGCATCGTTCGTAGGTGGTTTAACTTTCGGTGCCTTAACCAAACACCACAAAGAGGAATTCCTGAATGAAGCAGAAGGAATGGCAGACGCTGTCGCGATGGTGACTTGGTTTGCCTTCGGGACTGTCGTTCTTGGTTTTCTTCTCAGTGGTTTTGATTGGCAAGTATGGGTGTATGCAATTCTCAGTCTGACCGTTGTTCGTATGTTACCGGTCTTCGTATGCCTGATTGGAAAAGGCCTTCGGAGTGACACGCTGCTGTTCATGGGCTGGTTCGGACCGCGAGGATTGGCCAGCATCGTGTTCGTGGTAATGGTCATTGGTGAACAGTTACCAGGAAACGATAGAATCGTCGCGGCCGTGACCTGGACGATCACGCTTAGTGTCATATTGCATGGATTGTCGGCAAATCCGTTGGCTACGGCGTACGGTGCCCGGGTGGGCGACTCCCCCATTTGAAAAAGGCTCGCTGGATTCAAGCGGATGGACCGAAGGTGTATGGCGAGAAAGGTTCGTTTGATTCGTCGCCAAATCAGGCTGATCGCGTGGTCCAAAAACAATGGTGGACGGAAGTCGAACACCAAGAGGAGGTTCGCGAGAAAAACACGTGGAGGAACTGTTGTCGGAACTGATCGAAACCAGCGGCTAATTGGATTTCAAATCGGAAATTATTCAGGAGTGCGCGCACGGAGAGCGCGGCTCGTATAAAAACGGTGGGCCAAGAATTCACGCTGCGCGTTCGTACCACCTGGTCAGTCCACCGAGTCGTTCGCGGCGAACAATCTCATCGAGTACGATCGTATCGTTCTCCACTGGCGGGTCGGCGCATGACGGCGGCAGGAAATCTCGCGAAAAATGCGCTCGACCATCGTTGTAATAACGGACGTATTCAAGGACGAGGTCGTTCAGATGCTGCTCGCCGAAGACCAGGAAAATTGTCCAAGCATTCCTGCTTGATGCTTTGGATGACTCGTTCGCAGCGAGAATCAGGTTCGGGCTTTGGATCGGCAGGACCTTGAACTTTACTCCCTCGGCTTTGAGCACATCGTCGAACTGTGCGGTGAACTTTGTATCGCGGTCACGCATCAGATAGGTCGGCTGTTCGTCGCGATCGGCGGTGTACATCAAAAAGTTCCGTGCCTGCTGCGTGACCCACGCCGAATCCGGATGCGCCGTGGAGTTGCTGATAAAAATCTCGCGGGTCTCGACATTGATGAAGACCAGCAGGAAATAGTCCACGACTCCCCGCGGCGTGATGACACGCTGTGTGAAAAAATCACAAGCCCACAAGGTCTTGGCGTGCATCCTGACGAACTGTTCCCACGAGCCGCGAGACCGCTTGGGCGAGGTGTCGATCCCCTCCTCTTTGAGAATGTTTCGGACGGTTTGCCGGCAGATGCGGTTGATGCCCAGCCGCCGCAACTCGCCCAGGAATCGAGTGTAGCCGACGCCGGTTTCGCGAGCGATCTTACGGACCAATTCGCGGAGGACTTGCCGCTTCCGCGGTCGCCCTGGCTAGGCCGACTTGTAGCCGCGTCGCTCTTCCCGGACCCAGCGATGGAACATGCTGGGGGTGACGATGCTGATCAGGCGGTCGATGTCCTTGCCCAGCGGTTTCCCAAATTTGAGCAACCGGGTGCGTTCCTCCGGCTTGGTGTGAATTTCGCCAGGGATGCGAGCGCGGAGGATCGGCAGTTCTCGCGCGGTTCAAAAACAATGACGGACGCAAGCCAAACGCCAAAACAAGGTTCGCCTGAAAATCATTTGGAAAAACTGTCGTCGGAAGTGATGGTATCCAGCCGCAGTTGCGATTGCAATTTTCGAGTCTTTCGCCGTAGGCGCGCAACGAGAGCGCAACTCGAATTAGAGTCGCGTGTCAAAACATCACGCAGCGCGTTCGTACCATTGGAGCAATCCGCTGAGTCGTTCGCGGCGGACGATGTCATTCAGTACGATGGTGTTGTTTTCAGCTGGTGGGTTGGTACATCGCGCGATGCGGAATTTCTCTTCGTCGCGTTTTCTGGTGAAGCAAGCCTCTCCGCGGCAGTGCGAAGCGTTTATTTCATTTCTTGACGGACAGGGACCACCTTTCAGCACCGGCCAGTGAATCGGGAACAATGTCTCGGTGCAACCTCACCTGAAAGCTGCCCGGTGAATCTAGGCAAGCGTACTGTCATTCGCTCGACTTCCGTCGAGCTTGGGGGGTTTACCTTAACTCGAAGGTCGATTACCCTACCGATTCAGCCAAAACAGCAGGTACAAGATTTTATGGTCAATTAAAAAAACGATGAAAGGAAGCAGGCAATGGTTGAGCTGACAAAATTCGCCGGAACTCGAAGATTCCATCCGATTTTGAATGCAAAGCGACTCCCTTGTTTCCTATTCGTAATCATAATTCTCTCTTCGCAAGACGCATCTGCTCAAGATCCCGCGAGGCTGCAGATAATGAATGCAGGAATCAATCTCGGATGGACTAGTGGTATTATCGAGACGGAAGGAGTCACGGCAGAAAACATTGATCAAATCGGTGCAAACCTTGCCAACGCAACCGCCGCAATTACAGCCCTTGTTCCTCTCATCGCCTCTCCGCCTTACGACACCGATTCCTTCGTGAAGGTGAATGAAGAGATCAATCGCCTCTCTGGAAAGATCGGGGGCATGCCTCGTGACAAAGCAGCACACGAAATCTCGGCAATTTACCGGCGTCTCCAATCGGCATTACGAGTCTATCTCAGTGCCAGAACAAGAAAGCTGACGCAAGGAGGGACCTGTGATGCAAGCACGCTCGATGTGGGATACTATTTTGGGCGGGGGCATACTGCATTGCAGCGAGGAAATCTCACCCTGGAACGAAAATCTCGCGAAACGATGATGCATTCCATTCACACTGGAGCTGAAATCGCCAAATCACGTCCTTGTGTCTTTCCCTCTGATCAATATCTGAGCGCACCTGTCCTGGATACCCCCACCGTCGCTACATATGCATCATCGCTGACGGTGATTCAAAATGTCGCCGCCGTCGGAACGCTGCCCGCTGGCGTTGCTCTGGATCCAGCGGTAAAAATCCCCACCGCGGTTGCACCGAGTTCCGTCCCCACGACGACCTTGACAACGAGTCCTCCCCCCGACAACGGGAAAACTCCCCGTCCCGTAGTTCGCCCCGATCTATCCAAACCCTGGAGTTCAACCTGGGGGAACATTCACTGGAGCGAGAATTACTACGGTACAAAGTCCAAAACTCTGACCGGAAAACTTGTTAAGATCAATAACCGATGGGTTTTCTTCGGACGTTGGGGCCGAACAAGCAGCGATCGATCCGGGCAGGTCATGTTCACGTTCACCAGCCCCACATCTTTCGAAGGCTATTACACGGAGAATTCCAAGAAGGGAGGTTCCTGGAGGGGGGCAGCTCCGGATTAGAACCACGTTCAGCAATAGTTACTCCTCGATTGAACGCTGCTTATTGCTTCGACATTCTGGAGCCTTCGGCGCGAGTTCTTCGCACGACGCACGCACAAAAGCCCAGGTCGAGAACGCTGGCGAATCAGGCAGCCCGTTCGTACCACTGAATCGGAACGACGAGTCGTACGCAATGGACAATGTCTTCGAGTACGGTCGTGTATTCTCGGCTGATGGCACGGTGAACAGGGGGGCCGATGGCCGCAGGCCGAATGAGCCCGCTGGTCGTTGTTGTAATGGCGGACGAATTGCCGGATGAGGTAGTTTAGATGCTGCTCGGCGAAGACCAGAGAATTTTCCAGGCTTTCGCGCTTTCTATTAACCAACGGCCAAAAAGTTTTGGCACTTCCCTCTGTTTACACAAAGAGAGACTTTTCTGTTAACCCAAAATAGTGCGCGAGACGCTCGATCTTGTCGCGCAAACCCGAATTCGCGTCGCCTCCCCTGCCCCGCTCTCGCAATAACGTGCGCTCATTTCATGTCTTAGGGCGGTTGACAGCCCCAATATCTCTTTGCACAAAGAGACATTTGGTTCGAAGAGGGTTTTGAACGGGGAGATCGGAGCAGATCATTGCCAAGTTGCGTGAAGCCAAAGTTCATCTTTCCCAAGGGATGACCATTCCCCTGATGTGCAAGAGGCTGGGGATTCATCAACAGACCTACTACAAGTGGCGACGCGAGTCTGGTGGTCTGCGGAGGGATCAGGCGATACGTTTGAAAGAGCTGGAGAAAGAGAACAATCTCCTCAAGAGGTTGCTCGCTGAATCGGAACTAGACAAAGCCATTCTGAAAGAAGCCGCGTCGGGGACTCTCGCGCAGAAGTTCAGTAAACGGTTGCCTCCGCTTTCGACCGACCGAAACGTACGCTGAACCCGTGAACCCTTGCCAATTCAATGGTTCTCGAAATCGGCCCAAAGAGAATGGTTATGAAGAGGGATTGGCACGGGGAGAGGTTGGAATCAAACGGTGGGCTTACCCCAACGCATCTTTGAAACGGGCCGTACGCAATCAAGGCACTGGCTGACTGCGCAACGCAAGTCTCCTTCCAATCGCCTTCTCAATTTCGACCAGCAACATAAACAACAGAGAAACTCCCAGTATGCGCAACCACATCCAGGCGTCGAGAGGTGCGACACGAAAGAGGGAGTTCATGACCGGCCAATATGTGAACACGACCTGGAAGACCACAACGGCGGCAATCCCCCACCAAACAATCCGGTTTCCCAAGATTCCACGACGATTAAGGACCGAATCATTCAAGTTCCGGCTGTTAAAAACGTAGGCCACCTCGAAGAAGACAATTGCATTGACAGCCACCGCGCGGGCCGCCTCCAGACTGCTGCCGATCTCCAACTCGTAGAAGAACAGGCCGAAGGTCCCCAGCGAAATCAGCAACGACACGTAAACAATGCGCCACACCAGACTGCGGTCGATCAAAGGCGATTGTGGATCACGAGGAGGTTGTCGCATGATGTCCTGGTCCACCGGATCGAATGCCAGTGTGATAGCCAGCGCGACGGTAGTCACCAGATTGATCCACAGGATGTGCAGTGGCAGGATCGGCAGCAGCGCACCGAACAGCAATGAGGCCACGAGGGTCAAGCACTCGCCGCCGTTCGTGGGAAGGATAAACACAATTGTCTTCATCAGGTTGTTGAAGACGGTGCGACCCTCTTCAATGGCCCGCTCGATGCTGGCAAAATTGTCGTCCAACAATACCATTTCGGCGGATTCTTTCGACACGTCAGTGCCCGTGATGCCCATCGCTACGCCGATGTCGGCTTGCTTGAGTGCCGGGGCATCATTCACACCGTCTCCCGTCATGGCCACAACGTGCCCGCAACGCTGCAACGATTGAACGATTTTGAGTTTCTGTGCCGGCGCAACCCGAGCGAAGATGTCCACATTTTCCGCTGCCTGATCCAGATCCGCATCGTCAAGCTTTTCCAACTCGGCACCGGTCATCGCCCCTTCGGTAGCTCGGAGGCCGATCTGCCGCCCTACGGCCTGGGCGGTCGCAATGTGATCGCCCGTAATCATTTTTACGCGGATGCCGGCGGCATGGCATTTTTCGACCGCGACGATCACTTCCTGGCGGGGCGGATCAGTCATGCCAACCAGTCCTAAGAGCGCAAAGCCTTGCTCGGTATCCTCAAATTCGAGCACCGTCTCTTGCGGGTGTTTTCGCTTTTCCGCCACTGCTAGGACACGTAAGCCATCGGCTGCCATGCTGTCTGCGGTTTCCCGCCAAGTGACAATATCCAGCGGACTGTCCGACGACCATTCGTGAGCACAACGCGAGAGGACCGTTTCGGGCGAACCCTTCAGGTAAATCAAAGCGTGGCCCGAGTGGTTGTGGTGCAATGTCGCCATGTATTGCAATTCGGACGCAAACGGAATCTCATCGGTACGAGGCCATTCGCGTGTCGCGGCCTCCTGACGGAGGCCCAACTTACCGGCCAACACAAGCAACGCCCCTTCCGTCGGGTCACCGTCGATGCGCCACTTCCCGTCCTTCTGTCGCCATAGCGAATCGTTGCAGAGTGCACTGGCCTTAACCAATTCACTTATCGCTGGCGAAGCATCTAGTTCTACCGCCTTTTCGCTCTCATCCAACACAGCACCGGTCGGTTCATATCCCGACCCCGTGACGAAATAGCTGCCGTCCGGGGAAACGATACGAGTGACCGTCATTTCGTTTCGCGTTAAGGTGCCAGTTTTGTCGCTGCAGATGACAGTAGCACTGCCAAGGGTTTCGACCGCGGGCAGATTTCGAACTACGGCGTTTCGCGAGGCCATCCGTTTGACGCCGATGGCCAACGCAATAGTCATAATGGCGGGCAGGCCCTCCGGGATTGCTGACACGGCCAGGGCCACCGCCGCCATAAGCATTTCCACGGTCTCTTTGCCAGTGAATATTCCCACCAGAAAAACGAATACGCAAAACAGGATGATAACAACGGTGATCACCATGCTGAAACTCGCCAATCGTCGAATTAGCGGCGTGTCGATCCCTTCGACTTCGTGCAGCATTCCGGCAATCTGGCCGATTTGGGTATTGTCGCCGGTGGCAACTACAATGCCGGCCGCCGTTCCGTTGGTTGCCAGCGTGCCGGCAAACGCGAGATTGACCCGGTCACACAGCGGCACGTCCCCTTGCAACTCTTCGGCAGATTTCGCGACCGGCATCGATTCGCCGGTCAAAGGTGCCTCGTCAATCTGCAAGTTCTTGACGCGGGTCAGACGGATGTCCGCAGGCACCTTATCACCGCCCTCGAGCAGCACAAGATCGCCGGGCACCAATTCCGTCGCTGGCAACTGGGTCTTCGTTCCGTCGCGGATTACAACGGCTAACGGGGCTAGCATATCCTTAAGCGATTCGATGGCCTTTTCCGCCTTGGACTCTTGGACGAAGCCGATGATCGCGTTAATGAATACAACGCCGAGGATGACGCCGGTATCGACCCATTGCTGAAGCAAAGCCGTAGCGCCAGCCGTAGCGAGCAGAACGTAAATCAGTGGAGTGTGAAACTGTAGCAACAGACGCATCCAGGTGCTCGTCTTTTTTTGCTCCTGTAACTGATTTGGCCCGTAACAGTCGAGGCGCGATTTCGCTTCGTCCGAAGTAATGCCATCTTTCGACGAACCGAACACCTCGAACGCCTCGTCGCCCCGTATCAAATGCGCGTCCAGCGACGGTCGGCTCTTATGCGAAGCCTCGTCCACGGCCAAATCTGCGGTTTCACGCTTTATGTTCATTTCTTAAAACTCCATGCCGCCCTCCCCGCTCAAATTCCTTGGCAAGGTCACGGTCGCATGACAGGGTGGCTATCTAGCGTGAAAATTCATGGTGACGGCTGTGATTGAACAAAACATCTGCTGTGACTCGTTTTGCCTGTATCGCTTGGCTTCCGTTCCTTGCCCTGTGCGAAATCTAACCTCAGCGCACCGGTGAGACGAAACCGGCCGGTTTCACGGCCAGGACTGAGCATTCGAGCCGACCCAGAATGCGCTCCGCCGTATCTCCGATAAACATCCCGTGCTGTCCGAGACGACCGAGAGTTCCCGTCACGAGCAGATCTACGTTGTGGTCTTTGGCGAATTTCGGAATAACCTCGCCAGGTTCGCCCTGAACGAGATGAATTGAGGTCGGTTTGAATTCGCGTCCGAAAGAAGAGACGAAGTTCCACACCCGCTTCGAAGCTTCCTGCCCCCACTTGTGCAAGTATTCTTCAAATTGCTTTGACTCCATATACTTTTTGAGTTTCCCTTCCTCGTAAGCTCGCCAGGCATGGACGATCATCAATTCCGCGCTGTCCATTTCGACCAGCGATGTCGCGAGTGTGAGCAGGTCTATCCCCAAGTCGTGCTTGACGGCATCTTCCATGTTTGGATCGAGCGGAACGAGAATCTGACGAAATGCTTCTGGCTCTCCTGGTTTGATAAGCCACAACGGAGTCGGGCATTTTCGCAACAGATGCATGTCTATACTGCCGAAGAATGTTCGATGCAAGACTCCCTCAGAGCTTACGGTCTTGATCACTAGGTCGTGCTGGCGTTGGAGCGCGGCACGAATTACTTCGATGAAGGTGCTGCCGTGTGCGACGACCGTTTCGACGGCGAGACCGGCGTCTCGAATTGGCTGCACGATCCGTTCCAACTGTTCGCGATTCTCGCGTTCGATCGTTTCTAGCGCGTCCTCCAGGTGAATCGAGCGCAGTAGCGCGTGCGCCTGCGCCGGATACTCCTCAATCACTGTCATCGCTGTGAGGTTTGCGTTGTTATGCCGAGCAAGGCGAACACCACGTTCCAGGGCCGGGTGCTCGTCCAACGACAGATTGACGTATGTCAGAATGTTCTTGAATCGTCGCATCGTATTTCTCTAATCATGTTCTGGTCGACGTGTGACCGGCCCTAGCCGTCACGAGGATGCTTTTAATCGTTTCATCTTCCACTCCTCTCAAGAACGACTGGCGATTTGAAGCCCGGCGGCTTCACGGCCAGCAAAGAACACGGGATTCGAGGCAAGAGATGCTCGACCGTGTTTCCCGTGATGTATCCCGAAATCCCCGTGGAACCCACAGTGCCCATCACGAGCAAGTCGATTGCGTGTTGCTCTATGCAATTCATGATGGTCAAGTCGGGTGGCTCGATCACGAAATGCACCTTGGCAGGCAGCCGCAAGTCAACTCCGGTAATTTGCGTATCAATGTGCCTTACCACCTCGTTGCGATAGGTTCGCTTTCGCTCCGATGAAACGCGCGCAGGAAACATGTAGTCGAATTCGGGATACTCGGCGGCAAGAAGCACGTGGAGTTGAGCGTTCTGGAGCTTGGCCATTGAGCAGCCCAAGTCCATTGCCTGATCACCGACCGGCCGCAAGTCGTGGGGAACGAGAATAGAATCCAATTCCTGAGCCGCCAGCGGTTGAGTGACCCACACGGCACACGGGCATTTTCGCATAAGCTTGATTCCCGTGCTGCTTTCAGCAATCAACTCCTGAGCTATTGCCGATAAATCCAAGGCGAAAAGAAAGTCAATGGACGCGGAATTCAACCGGGCCAGCCACAACGCCGGACGAACGGCTTCGGCATTCGGCTCCGATAGCTTATCGGAAACGAAACAGTCACCCCACGACAAGCCGACTCCGACCAGGGGCTTCTTGAACCGTTTCATGGCATTCTCCTCTGGCAAGTCTTCGCAGACTCTTCGACGAAAGACCACCCTTGAAGCGTTGGCGTTTTTCGAGTGTTGGCGTGGCTATTTCAGATACGGCATGACCGAAATCCTACTAAAGAACTGCTTTACGCATCAACTCGGGCTTCAATGGTATCGAGCCAATTGCGAGCGCACAACGATCTATCTGAGTCACCAAAAGAGAGATCGCAAAATACCTGAGGTGACGACATCGCTCGCATTCGGCCGCCCATCAAACCTGCTGAGGTTGCATCGACCGAACGGTGTTCGTCTCAACCGAAACTCGCTTCGGTGAGTTGGGCTTCTGTATTTGAGAACTGCTAAGTCGGGGCGACCCAGTTGCGTCGTCGCACAACCCCTGCGGAATTCAGCACAGCAAGGCCGCCGAGAGGATCAGTGCCCACATCGGCAGTCACGAGCCTGCATTCAGCCATCTTCGAATTTAAATTGCCATCAGTCCGTCGCGGTCGTGGTAGATGATGTTACTCGTGCCCATATTGTTTAGTATTGATCGACAAGCCGCAGACCGGCGTCAAATGCCAATTCCAACGTGAGTCGGCGAGGAGGATGATCGGAGGGTCAGCACCTGAACGGCCTCTTGCCGTTATTTCTTGGTCTTCGGTTGAATCAGCACATCTGCGTTATCTTGAAAGGGCGGTAGCTCGGTAGTTGATTCCACGTCCTTGGAGCCGACCTTTTGGTAGTAACGGAGCAGTGCTTCCAGCTTCTGGCGATTGATCGCCGGTTCCTACGCAGCGCGTTTCGAGGCCGCAGAAGCGGCTGTTGCTGCATTGATGGATTGATCGTTTTCGAGCGACCCCACGCGGGTTAATGACCGCGCGGTCCAAAAACCATGACGGACCAAAGTTGAACGACGAAACAAAGTTCCACTGAAAATCGCTTGTCAGAACTGTCGGCGGAAATCATGGTAGCGAGCGAAAAATGCGATTTCAAACCGGAAAGTGTTCAGACTCGCTCAAGACATTCGAAGTTGTCGCGCGGCGCCGATTTCGCGTCGCCTGCCCTGC from Symmachiella dynata encodes:
- a CDS encoding FUSC family protein translates to MWHRILGLEPSRTLIAAKSTLAIVIGYGLGLGFDWKASSIATTIIVLQTASLGTTLKKASLRMIGTLSGALVGVVIVATCAHDRELFILAMAVVAAVCVWGMQSSSHQYAWMLVMLTCAIVGWPTAMNPADTFHTCVDRVTAVTVGVVLSSLVHGVFWPVTAGQNFERSMQEVVEGCRDLVLLIRRGLLNQDIDVQAIDKMEIKLISLSTSISATLNAARVDSKHIRRHYRQYEQLGDALEELVLATTAIGGTATLYREVLMVPAVSHSASLQQMLDTLDDVCSATVQQLAMPRDGSHYQDETKAASILELQDQTLAGSQGTVAFRLLLNSMLTFQEAALRVRSAIAEAEVSSAEANAASTIPQTGPDTKTPFAKSALAGLQVVASAWFFVLLNWPPGLQSAMILTMIFVYLNAQLPVALTASTILKAVLMALPIAAVFHFIVMPTLDSFIELSPWLAFLFFPLMYGLSSQNPLKSMSAMLTVNLTNSLISVSTTPPQYDFSSFANTYLGMSGGVAIVLLLAYLFETRSPRRGLHGALTALLKQSADYLKALEDDSPGPTAEPTLAKKHRMQWMQRLGQLKKLSAAVDYRQDPQANRDQVSTMLQSCDVLVARLFWSSVLSVPPRREARIEKRPLNREHDWCAATIAATAQSLGALQPIDIQQPDKTLFRDGEFMMNAGQSADVYEPSLETEDMTRAKSTYYRALAEAIMDCQREINRVDWKRWTQSYF
- a CDS encoding cation:proton antiporter, giving the protein MSEYQVLTIIAAFVFVYSLMASRLEKTPVNGALVYVGLGILFGPNVLGLVGFNVEGEMISRLAEIALAICLFTDSSNAKLRVLRRIEAIPSRLLLIGLPLTIVLGFGLAWLMFGDLGFYEVALIATMLAPTDAALGKAVVTNPAVPAQVRESLNVESGLNDGICVPVILFFIAMAAGSVEVSESTKLVFKLPLEVIGIGIAVGVGLASVGGFALRTCASRGWIAGTWLQMPIIALALTCFGLAQWLGGSGFIASFVGGLTFGALTKHHKEEFLNEAEGMADAVAMVTWFAFGTVVLGFLLSGFDWQVWVYAILSLTVVRMLPVFVCLIGKGLRSDTLLFMGWFGPRGLASIVFVVMVIGEQLPGNDRIVAAVTWTITLSVILHGLSANPLATAYGARVGDSPI
- a CDS encoding transposase, with amino-acid sequence MAKLREAKVHLSQGMTIPLMCKRLGIHQQTYYKWRRESGGLRRDQAIRLKELEKENNLLKRLLAESELDKAILKEAASGTLAQKFSKRLPPLSTDRNVR
- a CDS encoding cation-translocating P-type ATPase; this encodes MNIKRETADLAVDEASHKSRPSLDAHLIRGDEAFEVFGSSKDGITSDEAKSRLDCYGPNQLQEQKKTSTWMRLLLQFHTPLIYVLLATAGATALLQQWVDTGVILGVVFINAIIGFVQESKAEKAIESLKDMLAPLAVVIRDGTKTQLPATELVPGDLVLLEGGDKVPADIRLTRVKNLQIDEAPLTGESMPVAKSAEELQGDVPLCDRVNLAFAGTLATNGTAAGIVVATGDNTQIGQIAGMLHEVEGIDTPLIRRLASFSMVITVVIILFCVFVFLVGIFTGKETVEMLMAAVALAVSAIPEGLPAIMTIALAIGVKRMASRNAVVRNLPAVETLGSATVICSDKTGTLTRNEMTVTRIVSPDGSYFVTGSGYEPTGAVLDESEKAVELDASPAISELVKASALCNDSLWRQKDGKWRIDGDPTEGALLVLAGKLGLRQEAATREWPRTDEIPFASELQYMATLHHNHSGHALIYLKGSPETVLSRCAHEWSSDSPLDIVTWRETADSMAADGLRVLAVAEKRKHPQETVLEFEDTEQGFALLGLVGMTDPPRQEVIVAVEKCHAAGIRVKMITGDHIATAQAVGRQIGLRATEGAMTGAELEKLDDADLDQAAENVDIFARVAPAQKLKIVQSLQRCGHVVAMTGDGVNDAPALKQADIGVAMGITGTDVSKESAEMVLLDDNFASIERAIEEGRTVFNNLMKTIVFILPTNGGECLTLVASLLFGALLPILPLHILWINLVTTVALAITLAFDPVDQDIMRQPPRDPQSPLIDRSLVWRIVYVSLLISLGTFGLFFYELEIGSSLEAARAVAVNAIVFFEVAYVFNSRNLNDSVLNRRGILGNRIVWWGIAAVVVFQVVFTYWPVMNSLFRVAPLDAWMWLRILGVSLLFMLLVEIEKAIGRRLALRSQPVP
- a CDS encoding universal stress protein, which translates into the protein MRRFKNILTYVNLSLDEHPALERGVRLARHNNANLTAMTVIEEYPAQAHALLRSIHLEDALETIERENREQLERIVQPIRDAGLAVETVVAHGSTFIEVIRAALQRQHDLVIKTVSSEGVLHRTFFGSIDMHLLRKCPTPLWLIKPGEPEAFRQILVPLDPNMEDAVKHDLGIDLLTLATSLVEMDSAELMIVHAWRAYEEGKLKKYMESKQFEEYLHKWGQEASKRVWNFVSSFGREFKPTSIHLVQGEPGEVIPKFAKDHNVDLLVTGTLGRLGQHGMFIGDTAERILGRLECSVLAVKPAGFVSPVR
- a CDS encoding universal stress protein is translated as MKRFKKPLVGVGLSWGDCFVSDKLSEPNAEAVRPALWLARLNSASIDFLFALDLSAIAQELIAESSTGIKLMRKCPCAVWVTQPLAAQELDSILVPHDLRPVGDQAMDLGCSMAKLQNAQLHVLLAAEYPEFDYMFPARVSSERKRTYRNEVVRHIDTQITGVDLRLPAKVHFVIEPPDLTIMNCIEQHAIDLLVMGTVGSTGISGYITGNTVEHLLPRIPCSLLAVKPPGFKSPVVLERSGR